TGCGTCCGATGATCCCCACTGTCTCGCCACGGCTGACCGACAGCGATACGTCACGCAGCGCCCAGAATTCCCTCGAGTACCTGGTGCGCCGGGGAAAGACAATATGCTTGAGACGGTCGAGCGGCGTTTCATAAATGTCGAAGCGCTTCGAAGCGTTGCTCACCTGAATCGTCGTTTCAGGCCTGTCGATTGTGTTCATTTCCGTGAGCGCGGGCATTTACAGAACGTCCGCGAAACCTTCGCGGGTCTTCTGGAACCAGGCAAGACAAAGCCACGCGAAAGCAATGCTGCACAGCAGGTAGATCACGATCCCGACGAAATCCGGCAAATCGCCATGGATCATGACCGCCCGTGCCTGCTCGATGATGAACGTCAACGGATTGACCAGCACAAGCGCCCTGAAAGTGGGCGGCAAAGTATTGAGCGCATAAAAGACGGGCGAAAGGAACATCAGCATGGACGAAAGCAGCGCCGTGACATAGGTCAGGTCACGCACATACACGCCCGTGGCGGCGAACAGCCAACCCACGCCGAGCGCGACGAAAGCGAGCGGGATAAAGAGCGCCGGCAAAAACACGATCGTCCACTGAAGCTTTCCGTATACGCACAATGCAAACACGATCCAGACGGCAAAACTCGTCAGGAAGTGAAACGCCGCCGACGCCACCGCGATCCATGGCAGGATCTCGAGCGGAAACACGACCTTCGTTACGTAGTTGGCGTTGGCCGTGATAATGGCCGGCGCCCTATTCAGACATTCGGCAAAGAAATTGAAAAGAATGAGCCCGACGAACAGAATCACGGCGAACTGAAAACTATTGTCGGTTCCCGGCCAGCGCGATTTCAGCAGCGTGCCAAAGACGACCGTATACATTGCGAGCATGAGCAACGGCTGAACGATGGACCACGTAAGTCCCATTACCGAGCCGCGATACCGGCTCAGTATTTCACGCCTGGTTAGCGCGGCGATAAGCTGGCGCTGCCGCCAGGGAAGTAAAAAGAGCGTGCTGAAACGAGCACGGGGATGGGATTCCTCGCGGCCGTCATGTTGATAGGTGAAGCTCATATGGACAGATCGCCTCGCACAGCGGTGGCTGGTTTAGATCCACGGCGACGTCAAATCGTTAGAACTTGAACGCCTTCTTGAAGCACCCTAAAACCCATGCAGCGAGCGTTTTTCAAACACCCGCCTCGCCTGAATCAGACAGATTTAAATATCGGCTATACAGAAGATGAATAACGCGAATTAACTGCGAATAATATTACAGTCAAATTCACAGACCTGATTCTGCGAAATCACTGATATTGAAGTAGGAACACGCGGAATTTTGGCGAGAAAAGCCAACTTGAATGCAGGAAAATTCGGCAAGAAATGGGAATTTGCGAGACCCACGCTGAGGTCACACAGCGCGGCAAGTTCTTAGCCAACGCCATCGGATACCCGGTATCCGCATCACAACCCGTTGCAGGCTGGATGAGTACTCAGCATGATCGATGTGCAAGGCAGCGCGCATTCGCACGCCGCCTGACACTATCGCTATCGCGAGATTACTTCTGCGCGGCCGCCGCGTCGTCTTCACGAAACAGCTTGTCGGCCAGATGAAACGCCGAGTTGGCCGCCGGCACACCGCAATAGATCGCGGTTTGCAGCAGCACCTCTTTGATCTGCTCCCGCGTCACACCGTTGTTCTTCGCAGCCCTCAGATGCAGTGCGAGCTCTTCGCTGCGGTTGAGCGCGACCATCATCGCGATGGTCAGCAGGCTGCGCGTGTGACGCGGCAACCCATCGCGCGTCCAGATTTCGCCCCATGCATAACGCGTGATGAAATTCTGAAACTCATCCGTCAGTTCGGTACGGTTCGCGAGCGACCGGTCGACGTGCGCATTGCCCAGCACCGCCCGGCGCACACCGAGCCCGGCTTCGTAACGGTCTTCGTCGTTCATTTCTGCTCCGTCAGGAAATCGATCACGGTCTTCGTGAAAGCCTCGGCTTTCTCGATGTTGGAAATGTGCGAGGCGTCCAGCTCCACGTAACGCGCGCCCGCAATCGCCTGCGCCAGTTCGCGGCCTTGCGCCGGCGTGGCGGCCAGATCGTGCGTACCGCTGATCACCAGCGCCGGCACCTTGATGCCGGGCGCCTCGGGGCGCAGGTCGGCGGCGTCGATGGCGTCGCAATTCGATGCGTAGCCTTCCTTGTCGGTGTGCGTGAACACGTCGCGAATCATGGCCAGCACCACCGGCTCGCGCTCGATATAGTCCGCCGTAAACCAGCGCGGCAAAACGGCATCGGCCAACGCGACCATGCCTTCGGTGCGCGCCTTCGCGGCGCGCGGCACCCACACTTCCGGCGAACCGATGCGCGCGGCCGTATTGCACAGCACCACGCGCTCGATACGATCCGCGTGGCGCGCGGCGAGCGCAACGCCGGTCAGGCCGCCCATCGACAGGCCGCAGAAATGCGCGCGGGCGATCTTCAGCGTATCCATCAGGCCGAGCACGTCGCCGGTCAGTTGCTCGATCGTGTAGGGGCCTTTCGGCGCTTCCGAATGGCCATGGCCGCGCGTGTCGTAGCGCAGCACGCGAAAGTGTTTCGACAGCGCCGCGACTTGCGGCGCCCACATGGACAGATCGGCGCCGAGGGAATTCGACAGGACGATCCACGGCGCGTGGCCGTGACGGTCGCCGTCGATTCGATAATGAAGCTCGGTGCCATTGACTGCGGCGTAAGGCATGCCGGTTACTCCCTGGAATGGTCGCGCTGCGAGCGCGTGGTGTGAAGTGCCAGCGCGGCGTCCACATAAGCGTGCGCCTGGCCGACGTATTGAGCCGGATCGAGCAGTTGCTTCAGTCGCTCGAGCGGAAGATGTTCGGTGACAGCCGGGTCTGCGGCAAGCACGTCGAAGAGCGTGCGGCCGTCGCGGATCGCGGCTTTCGACGCGCGTTCTACCAGATGATGCGCATCGAGCCTTCCGATGCTGTCGCCGAGCGCGAGCATGACCGCTTCACCGAGAATCAGGCCATGCGTGATGTCGAGGTTGGCGGCAAGACGCGGCACGTTCACGTTCAGGCCCGCGGCAATCTGCTCGATGTTGGCGAGCGCGCCGCCCGCGAGGCGCGCCAGGTCGGGCAGCGCATCCCACTCGGCTTGCCAGCCGCCGAGCGCGCGCTCGTGCTCCTGCACCATGCCGGCGAACACCGTGGCGACGAGACCCGGCGCACGCGTGGCCGCCGTCAGCACCGCCGCGCAGCCGACCGGATTGCGCTTGTGCGGCATGGTCGACGAACCGCCCTTGCCGGCCGCGGCCGGTTCGGCGAGTTCGTCGATTTCGGTTTGCATCTGCAGCGAGATGTCGCGCGCGATCTTGCCGAGCGTGCCGATCAACATGCCGAATAGCGACGCCGTTTCAGCAATGCGATCACGCTGCGTATGCCACGGCAGGGTCGGCACGGCGAGGCCGAGTTCTTGGGCGAGCGATTGTGTGACTAGCGGCGCGGCATCGCGCAGGCTCGCCAGCGTGCCCGCCGCGCCGCCGAACTGCAACACCAGCACGCGGGCGCGCAGCGCATCGAGCCGCTCGCGATGACGCAGCAACGCGTCGAGCCATTGCGCGAATTTCAGGCCGAGCGTAATGGGCAGCGCCTGCTGCAACCAGGTGCGGCCGATCATCGGCGTGGCGCGATGCGTGGCGGCGAGTTTCGCCACGGCGTCGCAGGTGGCTTGCAGGCTGCTGTCGAGCAGATCGAAGGTGTCGCGCAATTGCAGCACCGTCGCCGTGTCGATGATGTCCTGACTCGTGGCGCCCCAGTGCACGTATTTCGACGCTTCGGCGTCGGCCGCCTTGACGCGCGCGGTGAGCTGCTTGACGAGCGGAATCGCGAGATTGCCGCCGAGCGCGGCGTCGCACGCGAGTGCGTCGGCATCGAGGTGATCGGCCTGGCAGGCGGCCTCGATCGCGGCCACCGCCGCCCGTGGAATCACGTGATGCGTGGCTGACGCGCGCGCGAGCGCCGCTTCCACGTCGAGCATGCATTGCAGCGTGGCGCGCGGCGCCCAGATGTCGTTCATCGGCTGCGTGCCGCAAAGAAGCACGGTGA
Above is a genomic segment from Paraburkholderia aromaticivorans containing:
- a CDS encoding ABC transporter permease, producing MAALTRREILSRYRGSVMGLTWSIVQPLLMLAMYTVVFGTLLKSRWPGTDNSFQFAVILFVGLILFNFFAECLNRAPAIITANANYVTKVVFPLEILPWIAVASAAFHFLTSFAVWIVFALCVYGKLQWTIVFLPALFIPLAFVALGVGWLFAATGVYVRDLTYVTALLSSMLMFLSPVFYALNTLPPTFRALVLVNPLTFIIEQARAVMIHGDLPDFVGIVIYLLCSIAFAWLCLAWFQKTREGFADVL
- the pcaC gene encoding 4-carboxymuconolactone decarboxylase, which encodes MNDEDRYEAGLGVRRAVLGNAHVDRSLANRTELTDEFQNFITRYAWGEIWTRDGLPRHTRSLLTIAMMVALNRSEELALHLRAAKNNGVTREQIKEVLLQTAIYCGVPAANSAFHLADKLFREDDAAAAQK
- the pcaD gene encoding 3-oxoadipate enol-lactonase; this translates as MPYAAVNGTELHYRIDGDRHGHAPWIVLSNSLGADLSMWAPQVAALSKHFRVLRYDTRGHGHSEAPKGPYTIEQLTGDVLGLMDTLKIARAHFCGLSMGGLTGVALAARHADRIERVVLCNTAARIGSPEVWVPRAAKARTEGMVALADAVLPRWFTADYIEREPVVLAMIRDVFTHTDKEGYASNCDAIDAADLRPEAPGIKVPALVISGTHDLAATPAQGRELAQAIAGARYVELDASHISNIEKAEAFTKTVIDFLTEQK
- a CDS encoding 3-carboxy-cis,cis-muconate cycloisomerase codes for the protein MLDSSARLTVLLCGTQPMNDIWAPRATLQCMLDVEAALARASATHHVIPRAAVAAIEAACQADHLDADALACDAALGGNLAIPLVKQLTARVKAADAEASKYVHWGATSQDIIDTATVLQLRDTFDLLDSSLQATCDAVAKLAATHRATPMIGRTWLQQALPITLGLKFAQWLDALLRHRERLDALRARVLVLQFGGAAGTLASLRDAAPLVTQSLAQELGLAVPTLPWHTQRDRIAETASLFGMLIGTLGKIARDISLQMQTEIDELAEPAAAGKGGSSTMPHKRNPVGCAAVLTAATRAPGLVATVFAGMVQEHERALGGWQAEWDALPDLARLAGGALANIEQIAAGLNVNVPRLAANLDITHGLILGEAVMLALGDSIGRLDAHHLVERASKAAIRDGRTLFDVLAADPAVTEHLPLERLKQLLDPAQYVGQAHAYVDAALALHTTRSQRDHSRE